The genomic DNA GTCGTATAAGCAGGGTTCAAGCCGTTCGGATCACTGACGCCATCCCCGGCTTTTCCTTTTCGTAACAACCACTGGGCAATTTGATCGGCCTCGAGCAGTTGTCCTTCTTGATAATAGTATTTATCCGGAGCAAAAAATTGAGTGGAGTGACGCATCAATCCGGTCTCGATTTCATCCAGCTCCAGGCGTGAACTGACTCGTTTTTGTGTCATCCCGCGGGCGACACTCGGCCGGAACGGTAAGACGGTCCGGTAATAGGAATCGGTCGTATCAATCGCCGGACTGACGACAGCCTGGACTTCTTTTCCTTGTTCACTCTCTGTAATGACTTCTTTTGTATCGCTTTTTTGTGATAAATCAAACGAACACGCGCCGAGGAATAATGTACTCGTCAACGTCAACGCGACTATTTTTTTAGATTTCATCTGTTTTCGCACCCCATGTTTTCAAAATCGTTCTCTCTATCATAACAGAATAGTTTTCCATCGGGGAAGGTGTAGTTTTTCCCTGATTTTCAAAAAAGTATATCCTGCTTTTCAGCAGATGAAAGGATTTTTTTATGAAACGACGACTTCTTGGTCTCCTTCTCTTGATTGCCGGCATCCTGCTCATTCTTTGGCCGATGTATACCAATCATCAAAAACAACAGGCCGCTGACGAACTAAAACAGCAATGGACACAAAATTTAAAGGCGGTCGATGCCAAAGAAACGAAGAAACCGGTCGCAACGAACGGTAGCGGCTTACTGACGATTCCGTCACTTGATTTTGAACAAGTCATCTTAGAAGGGGCTTCGACGACCATTCTTGATCAAAGCATCGGTCACCTGAAAGGAACCGGTGCGCCCGGTAAAGGGAATTACGCCTTAGCGGGACACCGCAGTTTCACGAAAGGACTCCATTTCAACCGTCTGCCCGAGTTGAAAACGGGTGCACATGTGATTGTAACAACAAAAAGTCACCGCTATACCTATCAAATGAAGACATCACAACTTGTCAAACCCACCGATTTGTCCGTCTTGCACCAGGACGTGAAACAAGCAACTATTACACTGATTACGTGTGATCCGCCGGAAACGGCAACCAATCGGTTAATCAAACAAGGTGTTCTAATTAAAACCGAGTCGCTGTAACACATCGTAAAATCATATGCAA from Exiguobacterium sibiricum 7-3 includes the following:
- a CDS encoding class D sortase, whose amino-acid sequence is MKRRLLGLLLLIAGILLILWPMYTNHQKQQAADELKQQWTQNLKAVDAKETKKPVATNGSGLLTIPSLDFEQVILEGASTTILDQSIGHLKGTGAPGKGNYALAGHRSFTKGLHFNRLPELKTGAHVIVTTKSHRYTYQMKTSQLVKPTDLSVLHQDVKQATITLITCDPPETATNRLIKQGVLIKTESL